Proteins encoded together in one Kitasatospora albolonga window:
- a CDS encoding 3-methyladenine DNA glycosylase, producing MAGRFAPRTARPALPHQAAPAVRGTGSATGGAATSTGMATSPGEALPLSREWTPPFPLDLRLVLGPLRRGPADPTFRMTPDGTFWRATRTPEGPGTLRVAARGDRVGAEAWGPGAEWLLAGLPTLLGADDDPDAFTPHHRLLATARHRRPGLRLLRTGLVMESLIPSVLEQKVTTDEAYRAWRLLLRRYGTPAPGPTAALGLHVMPDARTWAMIPSWEWHRAGVDAKRSSTILRAVRVAPRLEEASSMPFPEAKARLELIPGIGPWTSAETLQRSNGAPDAVTVGDYHLPGIVGHALADNRHADDEEMLTLLTPYQGQRHRATRLILLAGRIPERRGPRMTPGNIGAL from the coding sequence ATGGCAGGACGATTCGCCCCGCGCACCGCACGCCCGGCACTGCCGCATCAGGCAGCTCCGGCCGTGCGGGGCACGGGTTCGGCCACGGGTGGCGCGGCCACGAGCACGGGTATGGCCACGAGCCCGGGCGAGGCGCTGCCGCTGAGCCGTGAGTGGACCCCGCCGTTCCCTCTGGACCTGCGCCTGGTCCTCGGCCCGCTGCGCCGGGGCCCGGCCGACCCCACGTTCCGGATGACACCGGACGGCACGTTCTGGCGGGCCACGCGGACGCCGGAGGGCCCGGGGACCCTGCGGGTGGCGGCGCGCGGCGACCGGGTCGGGGCCGAGGCATGGGGCCCGGGGGCGGAGTGGCTGCTGGCGGGCCTCCCCACGCTCCTGGGGGCCGACGACGACCCGGACGCCTTCACCCCCCACCACCGCCTGCTCGCCACGGCACGGCACCGGCGCCCCGGCCTGCGGCTGCTGCGGACGGGCCTGGTGATGGAGTCGCTGATCCCCTCGGTCCTGGAGCAGAAGGTCACCACGGACGAGGCGTACCGCGCCTGGCGCCTCCTGCTCCGCCGCTACGGCACCCCCGCCCCCGGCCCGACGGCCGCGCTGGGCCTCCACGTCATGCCGGACGCGCGCACCTGGGCGATGATCCCGTCCTGGGAGTGGCACAGGGCGGGGGTCGACGCCAAGCGCTCGTCGACGATCCTGCGGGCGGTACGGGTGGCCCCGAGGCTGGAGGAGGCGTCATCGATGCCCTTCCCCGAGGCCAAGGCCCGTCTGGAACTGATCCCCGGCATCGGCCCCTGGACCTCGGCGGAGACGCTCCAGCGCTCCAACGGGGCCCCGGACGCGGTGACGGTGGGCGACTACCACCTCCCGGGCATCGTGGGCCACGCCCTGGCGGACAACCGCCACGCGGACGACGAGGAGATGCTGACCCTGCTGACCCCGTACCAGGGCCAACGCCACCGGGCGACCCGCCTGATCCTGCTCGCGGGCCGCATCCCGGAACGGAGGGGCCCGAGGATGACACCGGGGAACATAGGGGCGCTGTAG
- a CDS encoding GDP-mannose pyrophosphorylase, producing the protein MTEAKEAILLVGGKGTRLRPLTVHTPKPMVPAAGVPFLTHQLARARAAGVEHIVLATSYLAEVFEPYFGDGSSLGLHIEYVTEQEPLGTGGAIRNVAAKLSSGPDDPVLIFNGDILTGLDIRALVTSHNDSGADVSLHLTRVEDPRAFGLVPTDATGRVTAFLEKPQTPEEIVTDQINAGAYIFRRSVIDTIPEGRPVSVERETFPGLLASGAHLQGMVDSTYWLDLGTPQAFVRGSADLVLGRAPSPAVPGRCGDRLVLETARVAADAKLTGGTVIGADAVIGAGARIDGSAILAGAVVEAGAVVTDSLVGAGARVGSRTVVSGAVIGDGARVGADNELRDGVRIWCGADLPDASIRFSSDQ; encoded by the coding sequence GTGACAGAGGCAAAAGAAGCGATCCTCCTGGTCGGTGGCAAGGGCACCCGACTGCGCCCGCTCACGGTGCACACGCCGAAGCCGATGGTCCCGGCGGCGGGTGTCCCGTTCCTGACCCACCAGCTGGCGCGGGCCAGGGCGGCCGGGGTGGAGCACATCGTGCTCGCCACGTCCTACCTGGCCGAGGTCTTCGAGCCGTACTTCGGCGACGGCTCCTCGCTCGGTCTGCACATCGAGTACGTCACCGAGCAGGAGCCGCTCGGCACCGGCGGCGCCATCCGCAATGTCGCGGCCAAGCTGTCCTCCGGTCCGGACGACCCCGTCCTGATCTTCAACGGCGACATCCTGACCGGGCTCGACATCCGGGCCCTGGTCACCTCGCACAACGACTCCGGGGCGGACGTCTCGCTCCATCTGACCCGGGTGGAGGACCCGCGCGCCTTCGGCCTCGTACCGACGGACGCGACGGGCCGGGTGACGGCCTTTCTGGAGAAGCCGCAGACCCCCGAGGAGATCGTCACCGACCAGATCAACGCCGGGGCGTACATCTTCCGGCGTTCGGTCATCGACACGATCCCCGAGGGCCGCCCGGTCTCGGTCGAGCGCGAGACCTTCCCCGGACTGCTGGCCTCCGGGGCCCACCTCCAGGGCATGGTCGACTCCACGTACTGGCTCGACCTCGGCACCCCGCAGGCTTTCGTACGGGGCTCCGCCGACCTGGTCCTGGGCCGCGCCCCGTCCCCGGCGGTCCCCGGCCGCTGCGGAGACCGCCTGGTCCTGGAGACGGCCAGGGTCGCCGCCGACGCCAAGCTCACGGGCGGCACGGTGATCGGCGCCGACGCGGTGATCGGGGCGGGCGCGAGAATAGACGGCTCGGCGATCCTGGCCGGAGCGGTCGTCGAGGCGGGAGCGGTCGTCACGGACTCGCTCGTCGGCGCCGGCGCGAGGGTCGGCAGCCGTACGGTGGTGAGCGGCGCGGTCATCGGTGACGGCGCCCGGGTGGGCGCGGACAACGAACTGCGCGACGGGGTCAGGATCTGGTGCGGGGCGGACCTCCCGGACGCCTCGATCCGCTTCTCCTCGGACCAGTAA
- a CDS encoding coenzyme F420-0:L-glutamate ligase: MWALAGIPEVRVGDDLAKLIAGAEPGLVDGDVLLVTSKIVSKAEGRIVEAADREAAIDAETVRVVARRGTLRIVENRQGLVMAAAGVDASNTPAGTVLLLPEDPDASARAIRDGLRDALGVEIGVVITDTFGRPWRNGLTDVAIGAAGVRVLDDLRGGTDAYGNPLSATVVATADELAAAGDLVKGKAAGLPVAVVRGLPHVVSGADDEPGARAMVRSAADDMFRLGTSEAVREAVTLRRTVREFSDEPVDPGAVRRAVAAAVTAPAPHHTTPWRFVLLESAESRTRLLDAMRDAWITDLRRDGRSEEAIAKRVRRGDVLRNAPYLAVPCLVMDGSHTYGDERRDTAEREMFVVAAGAGVQNFLVALAGERLGSAWVSSTMFCRSVVREVLSLPSSWDPLGAVAVGHAVGVARERVGRDVEDFVTVR, translated from the coding sequence GTGTGGGCCTTGGCCGGGATTCCCGAGGTGCGCGTCGGTGACGATCTCGCCAAGCTGATCGCCGGGGCCGAGCCGGGGCTCGTCGACGGTGACGTCCTGCTCGTCACCTCGAAGATCGTCTCCAAGGCCGAGGGCCGGATCGTCGAGGCCGCCGACCGTGAGGCCGCCATCGACGCCGAGACCGTACGGGTGGTGGCGCGGCGCGGCACACTGCGGATCGTGGAGAACCGGCAGGGGCTGGTCATGGCCGCCGCCGGGGTCGACGCGTCGAACACCCCCGCCGGGACCGTGCTGCTCCTGCCCGAGGACCCCGACGCCTCCGCCCGGGCGATCCGGGACGGGCTGCGGGACGCCCTCGGCGTCGAGATCGGCGTCGTCATCACCGACACCTTCGGGCGCCCCTGGCGCAACGGGCTGACCGATGTCGCGATCGGCGCCGCCGGGGTGCGGGTGCTGGACGATCTGCGCGGCGGGACCGACGCGTACGGCAATCCGCTCAGCGCCACCGTCGTGGCGACGGCGGACGAGCTGGCCGCCGCCGGGGACCTGGTCAAGGGCAAGGCCGCCGGGCTGCCGGTCGCCGTGGTGCGGGGGCTGCCGCACGTGGTGTCCGGCGCGGACGACGAGCCCGGTGCGCGGGCGATGGTGCGGAGTGCGGCCGATGACATGTTCCGGCTCGGGACCTCGGAGGCCGTACGTGAAGCGGTGACCCTGCGGCGTACGGTGCGCGAGTTCAGCGACGAGCCGGTGGACCCGGGGGCGGTGCGGCGGGCGGTCGCGGCGGCCGTGACCGCTCCGGCGCCTCATCACACGACACCGTGGCGGTTCGTGCTGCTGGAGTCCGCCGAGTCGCGGACCCGGCTGCTCGACGCGATGCGGGACGCCTGGATCACGGACCTGCGGCGCGACGGCAGGAGCGAGGAGGCGATCGCCAAGCGGGTGCGGCGGGGGGATGTGCTCCGTAACGCGCCGTATCTGGCGGTGCCGTGCCTGGTGATGGACGGCTCCCACACGTACGGGGACGAGCGCCGCGACACCGCGGAGCGCGAGATGTTCGTGGTCGCGGCGGGGGCGGGCGTGCAGAACTTCCTGGTGGCGCTGGCCGGTGAGCGGCTGGGGTCGGCGTGGGTGTCCTCGACGATGTTCTGCCGGTCGGTGGTGCGGGAGGTGCTGTCGCTGCCGTCGTCCTGGGACCCGTTGGGGGCGGTGGCTGTGGGGCACGCGGTGGGGGTGGCTCGGGAGCGGGTGGGACGGGACGTGGAGGACTTTGTCACCGTGCGGTGA
- a CDS encoding 2-phospho-L-lactate transferase — protein MRIVVLAGGIGGARFLRGLKQAAPEADITVIGNTGDDIHLFGLKVCPDLDTVMYTLGGGINEEQGWGRTDETFQVKDELAAYGVGPGWFGLGDRDFATHIVRTQMLGAGYPLSAVTEALCARWQPGVRLLPMSDDRVETHVAVELDGESKAIHFQEYWVKLRASVAAQAIVPVGAEQAKPGPGVLEAVAAADVILFPPSNPVVSIGTILAVPGIREAIAEAGVPVVGLSPIVGDAPVRGMADKVLAAVGVESTAAAVAQHYGSGLLDGWLVDTVDAGAVGEVEAAGIRCRAVPLMMTDVDATAEMARQALDLAEEVRA, from the coding sequence ATGCGCATTGTTGTTCTGGCCGGCGGTATCGGTGGTGCTCGTTTTCTGCGTGGCCTCAAGCAGGCGGCGCCCGAGGCGGACATCACGGTCATCGGCAACACGGGTGATGACATCCATCTGTTCGGGCTGAAGGTCTGCCCCGACCTCGACACCGTGATGTACACCCTCGGCGGTGGCATCAACGAGGAGCAGGGCTGGGGGCGGACCGACGAGACCTTCCAGGTCAAGGACGAGCTCGCGGCGTACGGGGTGGGGCCCGGCTGGTTCGGTCTCGGCGACCGCGACTTCGCGACCCATATCGTCCGTACGCAGATGCTGGGCGCGGGCTATCCGCTGAGCGCGGTCACCGAGGCGCTCTGCGCCCGCTGGCAGCCGGGGGTCCGGCTGCTGCCGATGTCCGACGACCGGGTCGAGACACATGTGGCCGTCGAGCTGGACGGCGAGAGCAAGGCCATCCACTTCCAGGAGTACTGGGTGAAGCTGCGCGCCTCCGTCGCGGCGCAGGCGATCGTGCCGGTCGGGGCGGAGCAGGCGAAGCCGGGGCCGGGCGTCCTGGAGGCCGTCGCCGCGGCCGACGTCATCCTCTTCCCGCCGTCGAACCCGGTGGTCTCCATCGGCACCATCCTCGCCGTCCCCGGCATCCGGGAGGCGATCGCCGAGGCCGGGGTGCCGGTCGTCGGCCTCTCCCCCATCGTCGGGGACGCGCCCGTGCGCGGTATGGCGGACAAGGTGCTCGCGGCGGTGGGCGTCGAGTCGACGGCCGCCGCCGTGGCCCAGCACTACGGGTCGGGGCTGCTGGACGGGTGGCTGGTCGACACGGTGGACGCGGGCGCGGTCGGCGAGGTCGAGGCGGCGGGCATCCGGTGCCGGGCGGTGCCGCTGATGATGACGGACGTGGACGCGACGGCCGAGATGGCCCGGCAGGCGCTGGACCTGGCCGAGGAGGTGCGGGCGTGA
- a CDS encoding N-acetylmuramoyl-L-alanine amidase: MTRIVRMRALLVTSVSATCAAALALPLATPASSAPLPHSGSGRPPSTSPASPGAGPPSSSVRAEATAREAPAPDTFTSGTSRSDAPDTSGTSDATEPRSAKSPAASAAEPAGSTQSLPLGPLAAPSNRVAGAAQAQGLPQRDARPFSLVGVVWDDADAELHGTVQVRTRATGTTRWSDWQDIETHNADHAADLGSAEREGRTVRGSTAPLWVGDSDGVEVRVRPETPETPETPDAQDRAATPVPLPQGMRLELVDPGEDPAPEPARGAPATRAAVPAALPAVFADTPPASAAVVPEVLTAESAATSAVNAELAPLGATIIPALTKAETEESLNLAPGAKPYIGPRPKIVTRKGWGADERLRERNFAYTKTVKAAFVHHSATGNNYTCQQAPSVLRSIYRYHVKSSGWRDFGYNFAVDKCGNIYEGRAGGVSKAVLGAHTLGFNTNTMGIAVLGTYSSSNPPAAAVTAVSKLTAWKLGLFGANPKGKVTLVSGGSNKYKAGVKVKMNVISGHRDGFATECPGARLYKKLGKARTSSAKLQGR; encoded by the coding sequence ATGACCAGGATCGTGCGTATGCGTGCACTACTTGTCACCTCAGTCAGCGCCACCTGCGCGGCGGCCCTCGCTCTGCCGCTCGCCACCCCCGCGTCGTCCGCCCCGCTGCCGCACTCCGGCTCGGGCCGGCCGCCTTCCACCTCCCCGGCGTCACCGGGTGCCGGACCGCCGTCGTCGTCCGTACGGGCCGAAGCCACGGCACGCGAAGCACCCGCCCCCGACACGTTCACGTCCGGCACATCCAGGTCCGACGCCCCCGACACCTCCGGCACCTCCGACGCCACCGAACCCCGCAGCGCGAAGTCACCGGCCGCATCGGCGGCCGAACCCGCGGGCTCGACCCAGTCGCTGCCCCTGGGCCCCCTCGCCGCCCCCTCCAACCGGGTCGCCGGAGCGGCGCAGGCCCAGGGCCTGCCCCAGCGCGACGCCCGCCCCTTCTCCCTCGTCGGCGTGGTCTGGGACGACGCCGACGCCGAACTCCACGGCACGGTCCAGGTCCGGACCCGGGCCACCGGCACCACCCGCTGGTCCGACTGGCAGGACATCGAGACGCACAACGCCGACCACGCCGCCGACCTCGGCAGCGCCGAGCGCGAGGGGCGTACGGTGCGCGGCTCGACGGCCCCGCTCTGGGTCGGCGACTCGGACGGCGTGGAGGTACGGGTGCGCCCGGAGACCCCGGAGACCCCGGAGACCCCGGACGCTCAGGACCGGGCGGCCACCCCCGTACCGCTTCCGCAGGGGATGCGCCTCGAACTCGTCGACCCCGGCGAGGACCCGGCGCCGGAACCGGCCCGGGGCGCCCCCGCCACCAGGGCGGCCGTCCCCGCGGCGCTGCCCGCCGTCTTCGCCGACACCCCGCCCGCCTCCGCCGCTGTCGTACCGGAGGTCCTCACCGCCGAGAGCGCGGCCACCTCGGCGGTCAACGCGGAGCTCGCACCGCTCGGCGCGACCATCATCCCCGCCCTCACCAAGGCGGAGACGGAGGAGTCGCTGAACCTGGCCCCCGGGGCGAAGCCGTACATCGGTCCGCGTCCGAAGATCGTCACGCGCAAGGGCTGGGGCGCCGACGAGAGGCTCCGGGAGCGCAACTTCGCGTACACGAAGACCGTCAAGGCGGCCTTCGTGCACCACAGCGCGACCGGCAACAACTACACCTGCCAGCAGGCCCCCTCGGTGCTGCGCAGCATCTACCGCTACCACGTCAAGAGCAGCGGCTGGCGCGACTTCGGCTACAACTTCGCCGTCGACAAGTGCGGGAACATCTACGAGGGCCGGGCCGGAGGCGTCTCCAAGGCGGTCCTCGGAGCGCACACCCTGGGCTTCAACACCAACACCATGGGGATCGCTGTGCTCGGCACCTACTCCTCCTCCAACCCGCCCGCCGCCGCCGTGACCGCCGTCTCCAAGCTCACGGCCTGGAAGCTCGGACTGTTCGGCGCCAACCCCAAGGGCAAGGTGACCCTCGTCTCCGGCGGCAGCAACAAGTACAAGGCCGGTGTGAAGGTGAAGATGAACGTGATCTCGGGCCATCGGGACGGGTTCGCAACCGAATGCCCCGGAGCGCGTCTCTACAAGAAGCTCGGCAAGGCGAGGACCAGCTCCGCCAAACTGCAGGGCCGCTGA
- a CDS encoding family 2 glycosyl transferase: MSVHSHSAAPNAAAAAPEFPRHVVTAVLVSHDGARWLPDVLAGLLGQERPVQNVVAADTGSGDDSARLVTEALGADRVLHLARRTSFGTAVDEAVRTAGELTPDDLPYLKRPGGWDPATRSWVDENYDLPELPHGEPVQWLWLLHDDCAPEPDALAELLRVVDADRHATIVGPKLRGWYDRKQLLEVGVSIANSGRRWTGLDRREQDQGQHDQVRTVLSVSSAGMLIRRDVYEELDGFDPALPLMRDDVDLCWRAHLAGHRVLVAPDAVLRHAEASARERRPIDCAGRSVVGPHRVDKAGAVYTMLVNARTAALPWVLLRLVVGTLLRTLAYLVGKVPGQALDEVTGLLSTLLRPGRVLAARRDRGKEAVDAAELRALFPPPGATVRATVEQVAGNFGNRGEAESSGSRHGAVESGPGGDDADFLEVDQFARLKRIGRKPGPVLFALLLLVSLIACRNLLTGGSLAGGALLPVPETAGQLWGRYADAWHTVATGGTQSAPPYLALLAVLSALFLGSTGFTVTVLLVCSVPLAGLTAYFATRPLLPSRLLRAWASVAYAFLPAATGALATGRIGTAVLLVLLPLIARAAVAAHGLRDGTDPDAPRGSWRATWAYALLLTVTTAFTPIIWPLAVVLGLGVLVLRRRDITAYGLRFLAAVGTPMLALAPWSLTLLTDPSAFLREAGLDLGTGTGSAFDLLGISPGGPKAAGSVLLLGIVLAALAALLREDRQFAVRAAWATALVGLLFAALANGSTWSGPATLVYGAALIAAALVGADGARVRVAEQSFGWRQPVAALIALAAALAPVLAAFGWMVGGADGPLERRDPVQVPAFVAEESSTQDQARTLVLGGSSPDSVSYSLVRGSGARLGDGELTEAAGSNSHLDKVVANLVAGSGADQGGQLGNFAIRYVLVRDGAPRQMSRVLDTTPGLSRLSQLDGSALWRVDRQVARVMIVPAGGEGERLPVGSGPVEARAQIPAGGEGRVLRIADEAAPGWQATVGGKPLTGKTVDGWAQGFELPADGGRLELTYDAPFTHTAWIWAQCALAVVLVVMALPGRRRDIDDDLPDEALAAAADADGDGRRARRLRAAAEAEAAAAADAADGPGEPDPSDGTPRPPSEPPAAPPVAGPGEYIPEQQSGADPYAKNYAESGGHDPQESTAGYAALPQQQYGEWDAGQPQGADPSYQQGDYAAYQQDPYGGQQGTGYSGGYGAQDPYGGQPQPQQYDGGPGPYDQYGQYTGEQPPYADPAAPYPAQHPAENGEQHPDNPVPGQAPWQTRNASRGESE, from the coding sequence ATGTCCGTGCACAGCCACTCGGCGGCGCCGAACGCGGCCGCCGCCGCCCCAGAGTTCCCCCGGCACGTCGTCACCGCCGTGCTCGTCTCCCACGACGGAGCGCGCTGGCTGCCCGACGTGCTGGCCGGGCTGCTCGGGCAGGAACGCCCCGTACAGAACGTCGTCGCCGCCGACACCGGCAGCGGGGACGACTCCGCCCGGCTGGTCACCGAGGCACTCGGCGCCGACCGCGTCCTGCACCTCGCCCGCCGTACGAGCTTCGGCACGGCCGTCGACGAGGCGGTCCGCACCGCCGGGGAGCTGACCCCCGACGACCTGCCCTACCTCAAGCGCCCCGGCGGCTGGGACCCGGCCACCCGGAGCTGGGTGGACGAGAACTACGACCTGCCGGAGCTGCCGCACGGCGAACCGGTCCAGTGGCTCTGGCTCCTCCACGACGACTGCGCACCCGAGCCGGACGCGCTCGCCGAGCTGCTGCGCGTCGTGGACGCCGACCGGCACGCCACGATCGTCGGGCCCAAGCTGCGCGGCTGGTACGACCGCAAGCAGCTCCTCGAAGTCGGCGTCTCCATCGCCAACAGCGGCCGCCGCTGGACCGGCCTGGACCGCCGCGAGCAGGACCAGGGCCAGCACGACCAGGTCCGTACCGTCCTCTCCGTCTCCTCCGCGGGCATGCTCATCCGCCGTGACGTCTACGAGGAGCTCGACGGCTTCGACCCCGCCCTCCCGCTGATGCGCGACGACGTCGACCTGTGCTGGCGCGCCCACCTCGCCGGGCACCGGGTCCTCGTCGCCCCGGACGCCGTCCTGCGCCATGCCGAGGCGTCCGCCCGTGAGCGGCGCCCCATCGACTGCGCCGGCCGCTCGGTCGTCGGCCCGCACCGCGTCGACAAGGCGGGCGCGGTCTACACGATGCTCGTCAACGCCCGCACGGCGGCCCTGCCCTGGGTCCTGCTCCGGCTCGTCGTCGGCACCCTCCTCCGTACGCTCGCCTACCTCGTCGGCAAGGTCCCCGGCCAGGCGCTCGACGAGGTCACCGGCCTCCTCAGCACCCTCCTGCGGCCGGGCCGCGTCCTCGCCGCCCGCCGCGACCGGGGCAAGGAAGCGGTCGACGCGGCCGAACTGCGCGCGCTCTTCCCGCCGCCGGGCGCCACCGTCCGGGCCACCGTCGAACAGGTCGCGGGCAACTTCGGCAACCGGGGCGAGGCCGAATCCAGCGGCTCGCGCCACGGGGCCGTCGAGTCCGGGCCCGGCGGGGACGACGCGGACTTCCTCGAAGTCGACCAGTTCGCCCGGCTCAAGCGGATCGGCCGCAAACCGGGCCCGGTCCTCTTCGCGCTGCTCCTCCTCGTCTCCCTCATCGCCTGCCGCAACCTGCTGACCGGCGGCTCCCTCGCGGGCGGCGCCCTGCTGCCCGTCCCCGAGACGGCCGGGCAGCTGTGGGGCCGGTACGCCGACGCCTGGCACACCGTGGCCACCGGAGGCACCCAGTCCGCCCCGCCCTATCTGGCGCTGCTCGCGGTCCTCTCCGCCCTCTTCCTCGGCTCGACGGGCTTCACCGTCACCGTGCTGCTGGTCTGCTCGGTCCCGCTGGCCGGGCTCACCGCGTACTTCGCCACCCGCCCGCTGCTCCCGTCACGGCTGCTGCGGGCCTGGGCGAGCGTGGCGTACGCCTTCCTGCCCGCCGCGACCGGCGCCCTGGCCACCGGCCGTATCGGCACCGCCGTCCTGCTCGTCCTGCTGCCGCTGATCGCCCGCGCGGCCGTCGCCGCCCACGGCCTGCGCGACGGCACCGACCCGGACGCCCCGCGCGGCAGCTGGCGCGCGACCTGGGCGTACGCCCTGCTCCTCACCGTCACCACCGCGTTCACCCCGATCATCTGGCCGCTCGCCGTGGTGCTCGGCCTCGGCGTGCTGGTGCTGCGCCGCCGGGACATCACGGCGTACGGGCTCCGCTTCCTCGCCGCCGTCGGCACCCCGATGCTGGCCCTGGCCCCCTGGTCGCTGACGCTGCTCACCGACCCGTCCGCGTTCCTGCGCGAAGCGGGCCTGGACCTCGGTACGGGGACGGGCTCGGCGTTCGACCTGCTCGGGATCAGCCCCGGCGGCCCCAAGGCGGCGGGCAGCGTCCTGCTCCTCGGCATCGTGCTGGCCGCGCTCGCCGCCCTGCTGCGCGAGGACCGTCAGTTCGCCGTCCGTGCCGCCTGGGCCACCGCGCTGGTCGGTCTGCTCTTCGCCGCGCTCGCCAACGGCTCGACCTGGTCCGGACCCGCCACCCTCGTCTACGGGGCCGCCCTGATCGCCGCCGCGCTCGTCGGCGCGGACGGCGCCCGGGTCCGGGTCGCCGAGCAGAGCTTCGGCTGGCGCCAGCCCGTCGCGGCCCTGATCGCCCTGGCCGCCGCGCTCGCCCCGGTCCTGGCCGCCTTCGGCTGGATGGTCGGAGGCGCGGACGGCCCCCTGGAGCGCCGCGACCCCGTCCAGGTCCCCGCGTTCGTGGCCGAGGAGAGCTCGACCCAGGACCAGGCGCGCACCCTGGTCCTCGGCGGCAGCTCGCCCGACTCCGTCTCGTACAGCCTGGTCCGGGGCTCCGGCGCCCGGCTCGGCGACGGCGAGCTGACCGAGGCGGCGGGCTCCAACAGCCACCTCGACAAGGTCGTCGCCAACCTGGTCGCGGGCTCCGGCGCCGACCAGGGCGGTCAGCTCGGCAACTTCGCCATCCGTTACGTCCTCGTACGCGACGGAGCGCCGCGCCAGATGAGCCGCGTCCTCGACACGACCCCCGGCCTCAGCCGCCTCAGCCAGCTCGACGGCAGCGCGCTGTGGCGGGTGGACCGCCAGGTCGCCCGGGTGATGATCGTCCCGGCGGGCGGCGAGGGCGAGCGCCTTCCCGTCGGCTCCGGACCCGTCGAGGCCCGCGCCCAGATCCCGGCGGGCGGCGAGGGCCGCGTCCTGCGGATCGCCGACGAGGCCGCCCCCGGCTGGCAGGCCACGGTCGGCGGCAAGCCGCTGACCGGCAAGACCGTCGACGGCTGGGCCCAGGGCTTCGAACTGCCCGCCGACGGCGGCCGTCTCGAGCTCACGTACGACGCCCCCTTCACGCACACCGCCTGGATCTGGGCGCAGTGCGCGCTGGCGGTGGTCCTGGTGGTCATGGCTCTCCCGGGCCGCCGCCGGGACATCGACGACGACCTGCCCGACGAGGCCCTCGCGGCCGCCGCGGACGCCGACGGCGACGGCCGCCGCGCCCGCAGGCTCCGGGCGGCGGCCGAGGCGGAGGCGGCAGCGGCGGCCGATGCGGCGGACGGTCCGGGCGAGCCCGACCCGTCCGACGGGACCCCGCGACCGCCGTCAGAGCCTCCGGCCGCGCCCCCGGTCGCCGGTCCGGGGGAGTACATCCCCGAGCAGCAGAGCGGCGCCGACCCGTACGCGAAGAACTACGCGGAGAGCGGCGGCCACGACCCGCAGGAGTCCACGGCGGGCTACGCGGCGCTCCCGCAGCAGCAGTACGGGGAGTGGGACGCCGGACAGCCCCAGGGCGCCGACCCGTCGTACCAGCAGGGCGACTACGCCGCGTACCAGCAGGACCCGTACGGCGGACAGCAGGGCACGGGCTACTCCGGCGGCTACGGAGCCCAGGACCCGTACGGCGGGCAGCCGCAGCCGCAGCAGTACGACGGCGGACCCGGCCCGTACGACCAGTACGGTCAGTACACCGGCGAGCAGCCCCCGTACGCCGACCCCGCCGCCCCGTACCCCGCTCAGCACCCCGCCGAGAACGGCGAGCAGCACCCCGACAACCCGGTCCCGGGCCAGGCCCCGTGGCAGACCCGTAACGCATCGCGAGGCGAGTCCGAGTGA
- a CDS encoding cysteine dioxygenase, with protein MNSDSDLQIAGDILEVQHLLQPAREHPSTVSEFVGLARSIAADRSRWAGLVRYDTTTRWYHRLQTGPGYEVWLLTWVPGQGSGRHDHGRSAGVLTVLEGELTEHTEHGTRTLDAGAQRAFAPGYVHEVVNDSLEPAVSLHIYYPGLTEMPMHAAQCAPTAVDVVPA; from the coding sequence ATGAACAGCGACAGCGACCTTCAGATCGCCGGCGACATCCTTGAGGTCCAGCACCTCCTCCAGCCCGCCCGCGAGCATCCCTCCACCGTCTCCGAGTTCGTCGGCCTCGCCCGCTCCATCGCGGCCGACCGCTCGCGCTGGGCCGGACTCGTCCGGTACGACACCACCACCCGCTGGTACCACCGCCTCCAGACGGGCCCCGGCTACGAGGTGTGGCTGCTCACCTGGGTGCCCGGACAGGGCAGCGGGCGCCACGACCACGGCCGCTCCGCGGGCGTACTGACGGTCCTCGAAGGCGAGTTGACCGAGCACACCGAGCACGGCACCCGGACGCTCGACGCCGGGGCGCAGCGCGCCTTCGCCCCCGGATACGTGCACGAAGTGGTCAACGACTCGCTCGAACCGGCCGTCAGCCTGCACATCTACTACCCGGGTCTGACCGAGATGCCGATGCACGCCGCGCAGTGCGCCCCGACGGCCGTGGATGTCGTACCCGCCTGA
- a CDS encoding WhiB family transcriptional regulator, protein MTELFQQLLVEDADEELGWQERALCAQTDPESFFPEKGGSTREAKKVCLACEVRSECLEYALANDERFGIWGGLSERERRRLKKAAI, encoded by the coding sequence ATGACCGAGCTGTTCCAGCAACTGCTGGTCGAGGACGCGGACGAGGAACTCGGCTGGCAGGAGCGCGCACTGTGCGCCCAGACCGATCCCGAGTCCTTCTTTCCCGAAAAGGGCGGATCGACCCGCGAGGCCAAGAAGGTCTGTCTCGCCTGTGAGGTGCGTTCGGAGTGCCTCGAGTACGCGTTGGCCAACGACGAACGCTTCGGCATCTGGGGCGGACTTTCCGAACGTGAACGACGGCGCCTCAAGAAGGCGGCGATCTAG